The genome window GCATGGAACTGGATGCAATTGCAGCAACCGTTATAGGCGGTACACTCTTAACGGGTGGAGTGGGATATGTTATTGGAGCGTTGTTTGGTACACTGACCCAGGGTGTTATAAAGAACCTTATCATGTTTGACGGTACGTTGAATTCATGGTGGACCAGAATTTCAGTAGCAGCACTGCTCTGTCTGTTCATTATTATACAACGAATACTCACTGTCAGAAGGGAGTCAAAAAAGGTTAAGGAGCTTTGCAGATGAGGAAAACTTTCTTGAAATTGGCTATGATTATAATTGCTATATTATTTTTGTTACCATCATGCTCACCCAAAAATAATAATATAGAACCGAATGATTCACGAAGTTCACAGGTAGAAAACAAAGTGGTCTTAGGGTTTTCCCAGGTGGGTGCTGAGAGTGACTGGCGCACCGCCAACTCAGAATCCATTCAATCTGCAGCCCAAGCCCAAGGCATAAAGTTGATATTTTCCAATGCACAACAAAAACAGGAAAATCAGATTAAGGCTATTCGCTCATTTATAGCCCAAAAGGTTGATATTATTGCTTTTTCACCTATCGTAGAAAGCGGTTGGGAAGACGTACTAAACGAAGCCAAAATTGCAGGTATACCTGTCATAGTTATGGATAGGGCAATTGATATACAGGATAAGACCTTATATGTTACCCACATCGGGTCCGATTTCGAGGAGGAAGGAAGAAAAGCCGGCAGATGGCTTTTGGAAAAGGTTAAGAATATTAAAGGGAGTTTCAATGTTGTTGAGCTTAGAGGCACATTTGGTTCATCACCGACAAACGGCAGGAGCAAAGGCTTTGAGGAAATCATAAAACCCAATACATTCATAAAAATGATTGGATGTAAGTATGGGGATTTTATGAAATCTAAAGGCAAAGAGATAATGGAAAACTTTTTAAAATCGGAAGGAAATCGCATTCATGTGGTATATTCACATAATGATGACATGGCATTGGGAGCAGTTGAAGCAATAGAAGAATACGGCCTAAAACCCGGGAAAGATATAATTATAATTTCCATAGATGCTGTAAAAGCAGCATTCGATGCTATGATAGAAGGAAAGATCAACTGCACCGTTGAATGTAATCCCCTTCAAGGGCCTGAATTGATGAAGGCTGTGAAAAGCATTATGAATGGGACACCTCTTCCCAAAAGGATTATTATAAATGAAGGAATTTTCCCTCAGGATGTGGCAAA of Pseudobacteroides sp. contains these proteins:
- a CDS encoding ABC transporter substrate-binding protein yields the protein MRKTFLKLAMIIIAILFLLPSCSPKNNNIEPNDSRSSQVENKVVLGFSQVGAESDWRTANSESIQSAAQAQGIKLIFSNAQQKQENQIKAIRSFIAQKVDIIAFSPIVESGWEDVLNEAKIAGIPVIVMDRAIDIQDKTLYVTHIGSDFEEEGRKAGRWLLEKVKNIKGSFNVVELRGTFGSSPTNGRSKGFEEIIKPNTFIKMIGCKYGDFMKSKGKEIMENFLKSEGNRIHVVYSHNDDMALGAVEAIEEYGLKPGKDIIIISIDAVKAAFDAMIEGKINCTVECNPLQGPELMKAVKSIMNGTPLPKRIIINEGIFPQDVAKSELPNRKY